Sequence from the Actinocatenispora sera genome:
GCCACCATCCAGGTGGTCGACCGGTCCGACCGCATCGTCGCCACCTCCGCCGGCGCCGACCGGCTGGTACCGGTGCTGCACGCCGACGAGATCGGGGCTGCGCGGGGCGGGCAGCGCTTCGACGTGCCGGGTGACCGGGCCGGGCTGGCCACCCCGCTGCGGGTGGTCGCGGTACCGGCCGGCGACGAGACGGTGCTGGTGGCCGTGTCGAGAAGCGAGCTGACGCAGAGCGTCGGGCTGGTCCGCAACGTGCTGCTGGTGGCGTTCCCGGCGCTGGTGGCGGTGCTGGGGCTGGTGGCGTGGCGGGCCGTCGGGTGGACGCTGCGCCCGGTGGAGGCGCTGCGCCGCGGCGCGGAGGAGATCGCCAACGCGGGGTCTCCCGCGAGCCGGCTGCCGGTGCCGGCCACCGGTGACGAGGTGGCGCGCCTGGCCACCACCCTGAACGGGATGCTGTCCCGGCTGACCGCGAGCCAGCAGCGGCAACGCGCGTTCGTCGCGGACGCCGCGCACGAGCTGCGCAGCCCGGTCGCGAGCATCCGTACCCAGCTCGAGGTCGCACAGCGGCTGGGCGACCGGGCCGACTGGCCGGACGTCGCGGGCGACCTGCTGGTCGACACCGAACGGCTGTCCCGGCTGACCGAGGACCTGCTGCTGCTCGCCCGGTCCGCCGACTCGGACGAGGCGGCCGCCCGGATGGCCCGGCGGGCCGAACGGGTCGACCTGGCCGCGCTGGTCACCGACGTCGCCGACCGGTACGAGACGGCCCGGGTCCCGGTCACCGCCCTCCTCGACGTGCCGGCGGAGGTGCACGGCGATCCGGCCGCGCTGGCCCGGGTGGTCGGCAACCTGTTCGACAACGCGGTACGCCACGCCGAGACCGAGGTGGTCGCGTCGGTGTCGGTGCAGGGCGACGAGGCGGTCGTGGTGGTCACCGACGACGGTCCGGGCATCCCGCCGGCCGACCGGGACCGGGTGTTCGACCGGTTCACCCGGCTCGACGACGGGCGGGCCCGGGACGAGGGCGGCTCCGGTCTCGGCCTGGCCATCGTCGCCGAGCTGGTCGCCGCGCATCACGGCGCCGTCACGCTGACCGCCGCGCACCACCGGGACCGCAACGTCGGCGGCACCGGCGGGCCGGGACTGCGCGCCGAGGTCCGCCTCCCGCTCCTCCCGGAAACCCCCTGACAGGCATTGCGCCGAGGTTCCGCCAGGCACCGACCGCCCGACCGAGCCCGCGACGCGTGCCTCGCGGATCCGGCGCATGTCTCCCGCGGCGCGGCCCGAGCGGCGGGCGGTCTCAGCGCCGGACGAACTCGGCGCGCCAGCGGCGGACCGGCGGGTCCTCGCTGGTGTCCGCGAGATCCTCGATCAGCGCCGGTCGCAGGCCGTCGACCGCGAACGCCTCGATCTCGGTACGGGTCAGCGGCCACGGCATCCGGCCGACCGGATCGTCGTCGTCCCGGGCCCGCGCGATCACCAGCAGCCGGCCGCCGGGCCGCAGCAGCTCGGCGAACCGGGCGGTGGCCCGGCGGCGGGCCGCGCCCTGCAGGGTCTGCACCGTGTACGCCTCGAAGACCAGGTCGAACGTGCCGAGCAGGTCGGCCGGCGGGTCGAGCAGGTCCGCCACCCGGTAGCGCACCGGCGAGCCGGCGAACCGTTCCCGGGCCGCCCGCACGGCGCTCGGTGCCACGTCGAACGCGACCGTGTCGTACCCGAGGGCGGCGAGATGTTCGGCGTCGTCGCCGAGGCCGCAGCCCACCACCAGCGCCCGGCCCTCGTGCCCGGAGTGTGCCGCGGACCAGTCGACCAGCAGCGGGTTGGGTTCCAGGTCGGCCCACGGCACGACCGCGGTGCCGGACTCGGCCGCCGCGTACAGCCGCTCGAACCAGCCGGTGTCGTCGCCGGCCGCGACCGCCTCGGCCGCCAGCTTCCGCGCGTACCCGCGCTGCCCATCGTCGGTCATGCCCGTCCCTCTCGCTCGTCTCGCCGGTCGCCCGCCCAGCACAGCACCCGCAGCGGCCGTTCGGAGTCCATCGTGTCGTCGGCTGCCGGCGCTTCGGAACGTGCCGCGCTCAGCCCGGCGGTACCGGTGTCCGGCGCTTCCAGGACCGCGCGCCCGGCGTTCGGCAGCTCCGGTACGTGCCGGGACAGCCCGGCCGCGAGCCGGGGCACGGCGACCGCGAACAGCGTGCCGTGCCCGACCAGTACCGCGGTGCCGCCGGCCGGCAGGTCCGCGAGCACGTCGAGAAGCACCGTACGCAGCCGGCGGACCAGGTCGGTGCCGTCCTCCCCGCCGGGCAGCCGCGGCGTCGGATCGTCCCGCCAGCGCGCGAACGTCGTCGCCACCAGCGCCGCGTCGGCCGGGTCGGTACTGCCGTGCAACGTCCCGATCAGCGCCTCGTGGCCGGCCGGATGCACCCGCACCGGCAGCCGGTACCGCGCGGCGATCGGCTCGGCGGTCCGCATCGCCCGCGCCATCGGCGACGACCACACCGTGTCCGGTGCGTACTCCGCCGGCCAGTCCGCGGCCAGCCGGACCACCTGCCGTTCGCCCAGCGGCGACAGCGGTACGCCGGGGATCGCGCAGGTCAGCGAGTGGTCCACGTTCGCGGTGCTCTGCCCGTGCCGCACCAGCACGATCCGCCGGCTCACCGCGCCCCACCGCCCCGCGGGAGGCTGATCAGGGCGCCTGGACGCAGGGACGGCGCTGTTCGCGGGTACGACACCATGATCAACGCGACTCCGGCGGGGTGGGGTGGCCGGCGCGGATCCGGGCCAGCCAGGACCGCGCCTCGGTGAAGTCGGCGTCGGACATGCCGGGCGGCGGCGGGACCGGCGGCTCGGCGCCGGCCCGCGGGTACGAGCCGAAGAAGCGCACGTCCCGGCAGATCCGGCGCAGCCCGGCCAGCGCCTCGCCCATCCGCGCGTCGGCGACGTGGCCGGTGCAGTCGAGCAGGAAGCAGTACCGGCCGAGTGCCTCGCCGGTCGGCCGGGACTCGATCCGGCTCAGGTTGACCCCGCGCACCGCCAGCTCGGTGAGCACCGCGAGCAGCGCACCGACCCGGTCGTGCGCGATGAACACGGCGATCGTGGTGACGTCGTTGCCGGTCGGTTCGGGTGCCGGCGCGGGCCGCTCCAGCAGCACGAACCGCGTCATCGCGTCGGCGTGGTCGGCCACCCCCTCGGCGAGCACGGTGAGCCCGTGCCGCCGCGCGGCCAGCGGCGTGGACAGCGCCCCGTCGTACTCGCCCTGGGCGCACAGGATCGCCGCGGTGGCGTTGGACAGCACGTCGGTGACGGTTGCGGCCGGTACGGTGTCGCGCAGCCAGCGTCGGCACTGGGCCGAGGCCTGCGGATGCGCCGCGACGGTACGCACGGCGTCCAGGCCGCGGCCGTCGCGGGTGGCGAACACGAACCGGATCGGCAGCACCACCTCGCGCCGGATCTGCAGCGGGCCGCCGGCGACCAGGTCGTCGACGGTCACCGGCACCGACCCGCCGACCGAGTTCTCCAGCGGTACCAGGGCCGCGTCGGCGTCACCGCCGCGTACCGCGTCGAGCGCCTCCGGCACGGTGCGCGCCGGCAGCAGGGTGGCGTCGGCGGTTTCCGGTAGGGTCCGCAGCGCCTCCTCGCTGAAGGTCCCCTCCGGCCCGAGGTAGCTGTACCGCGTCGACATGCGGCGAGCCTATGTCGCTGCCGGTGGCGGCCGGCGCCCGGTCCGAGAGGTGACGAAGGCCGCTAGCGTGGCAAACCAGGTCACCACCGCATGGCCAGTTTGTCGACTACAGTTCGTGATAGAATTCGCCATAAAGGCGTGACTACAGCCACAAATCCCGCCACGCTGAGTCACCTCACGTAACCGGGTCTTCTCAGTAAGTGCGGCAATACCTATCGTGGACAGATCCGCTCGGGTACGGGGCGGATCAAATGCGGAGGTTTGTTGTGCGCACTGACGGCTCACAGGCACCCTCGGACCTGATCCAAAGTGTGTCCCGTGCACTGCGGATTCTGGAGACCGTAGGGCGTTCCCAGCGTGGACTCACGGTCAAGCAGATCGCGCGACGGTGCGAACTCGGCCTGTCCACCACCTACCACCTCGTGCGCACCCTGACGTACGAGGGCTACCTGATCCGGTGCAACGACGGCACCTACCTCCCCGGGTTGGAGGTGGCGGACAGGTTTCGGGAATTGAGCGCGGCCGTCCGGCCGCCGACCGACACCGCGGTCGGGTTGCGCCGGGCCGCCGGGGCCACCGGGTTCAGCCACTACCTGGCCCGGTTCGTCGACGGCAAGGTGGCCATCACCGGCGTCGCCGAGGGCCCGCGGTCGCCGCACCTGGAGGACCTGATCGTCGGGTTCGACGACGCGGCGCACGCCACCGCGATCGGCAAGGCGCTGCTCGCCACCCTGGACGTGACCCATCGACGGCGCTACCTGTCGGTGGTCGGCATGCGGCCGTACACCCGGTCCACCGTGGTCGACCGGCAGCAGCTGGAGCACGACCTCGCCGGGCTGCGTCGGCGCGGCACCTTCGTCGAGCGCGGGCAGTACCGCGACAACGTGGCCTGCGCGGCCACCGTGATCAGCACCGGGTCGGCCGAGTCGCCGCACATGGTGCTGGGCTGCACGATGTCGCTGGAGGAGTTCCAGCGCAACGAGCCGACGGTGTTGAACCAACTCGCCACCGTCTCGCGCAGCATCGCCGCCGCCGTGGCCAACAACCCGACCCCGCCGCCGCTGCCGCTCTGACCCCAGCACACCTGTCGCCGGCTCGCCGCAGTGCAGGCCGGCTTTCGTCGTGTCCGGATCCGCGCTGAGGCTGGGAATCGCGATCTGCACCGTCGCACTCCCGGTCCGTCGCCACGCGGTGACGCCGCCGTAACTTTCGGTTCATCGGCTCCGCAGGACACCGACATCACGGGGAGGTGGACCGGTGAACGCGACCAGCACGGCACCGGCCGGTGTGGGAGTGGCCGAACGCGGCAGGCACAGCGCCACCGCGACGGTTGCGGGCGAGGCACCGCCGGGCGGTACCGAGGCGGCAGCGGTCGCGCCGGCCGTACCCGACGACGTGGTCGACGCGCTGCTCTGGCGAGACGCGCAGTACGTGCTGAACCGGCACCGGCCGGACGGCTCGCGCTGTGGCTACTGCGGCGAGCCGAGCCCGTGCACCGCGACCCGGCTGGCCACCAGAGCGGCCAGCGCGGCGCGTACGCCGGCCCGGCCGGCCGGGCGCAGCGCCCAGTGGCGGGTCGTCACCGGCGTCACGATCACCCCGCCGAACGGGCACTGACCTTCAACCGGCTCGGCGCCTTCCGACGGCGCCGGGCAGGCGGCTCCGCTCGGTTCCGCGCCGAGCGTCCGACCAGGAAGCCGTCCGGCTTCCGCCCCCGCGGATCGGCGGACCACCGGGGACGTCGTTCCCTGGCCGTACCGCGGGACGGGACGCACCGCACTGCACCGCACGGCCCGGCGGTGCGCGAGGCGGTGGTCCCCGACGATGGGCGGGGCGCGCTCGACGTTCCCCCGCGCTCCGGGTGCGACCCGCCCATCGATAACGGCCGTCCGGTCGGCCGCTCGACGAGCTCCAGCGATGAACCCGCTGTGACCGGTTTACTCCTTAAGGTTTCCATAATGTCGGAGTTATCAGCTTTCGGGATGAGGTATATGCACCGTTCGCGCTGAATACTGTTCGCATTCCTCCGCACGACCCCTACCGCAAGGAGGACAGGAATGCGAACCAAGCCCCTCGCCGGTGCCGCCGTCGCTGTTGGCGGCGCACTGGCTCTGGCGTTCAGCGCCGCACCGGCCAACGCGCAGACCGCGACGACCGACGGCTCGAACGTCACGCACAGCTGTGCCCGGCCCACGAAGGCGGGTGAGATGGCCTGCCTGGCGCTGGTGCGTACCGACGTCAAGCAGCCCCGGTCGATCGGCCGGCACGCCGACCCGTCCGGGCTCGGCCCGGCCGACCTGCAGTCCGCGTACAACCTTGCCGCCGACGGCGGCGAGGGCCAGACCGTGGCCATCGTCGACGCGTACGACGACCCGAACGCCGAGGCCGACCTGAACGCGTACCGGGCCCAGTACGGCCTGGGTGAAGCGGACTTCCAGAAGGTCAACCAGGACGGTGACGCCAGCCCGCTGCCCACGGCGGACTCCGGCTGGGCCACCGAGATCTCGCTCGACCTGGACATGGTGTCCGCGGTCGCGCCGAAGGCCAAGATCCTGCTGGTCGAGGCGAACAGCGCGAGCATGGACGACCTCGGCGCCTCGGTGAACACCGCCGTGGAGCTGGGCGCCACCGCGGTGTCCAACAGCTACGGCGGCGGCGAGGACGCGAGCGAGCAGCAGGCCGACGACCAGTACTTCAACCACCCGGGTGTGGCGATCACCGTCTCCTCCGGCGACTCCGGCTACGGCACCGAGTACCCGGCGGCGTCGCAGTACGTCACCGCGGTCGGCGGTACCTCGCTGACCAAGGACTCGTCCGACCGTGGCTGGTCGGAGAGCGCCTGGGACGGCGCCGGCTCCGGTGAGTCGCAGTACATCAGCAAGCCGTCCTGGGAGACGGACGCGACCGGGACCAGCAACCGCGCCATCGCGGACGTGTCCGCGGTCGCCGACCCCAACACCGGCCTCGCCGTGTACGACACGTACGAGCAGGACGGGTGGATGGTCGTCGGTGGCACCAGCGCCTCGTCGCCGATCATCGCCGGCGTGTACGCCGACGCCGGCTCGCCCGGGGACAACCCGGCGAGCGACCCGTGGTCGAACAGCGACAGCCTGAACGACGTCACCACCGGCAGCAACGGCAGCTGCGACATCCAGCAGCTGTGCAACGCCGGCGACGGCTGGGACGGCCCGACCGGCCTGGGCACCCCGAACGGCACCGACGCGTTCAAGGGCTGACCCGACCGGGCTCGACCCCGCATCGAGGCATGGCCACCAGCATCAGCTGGTGGCCATGCCGTCGTGCTGGACCACCCGGGCGGGTTACCGAGTGGTACTCCGTGCAAATCAGGTCATAACATGTGGTGCATGGCTGAGCTGGAATTACGGCACCTGCGTCTGGTCTGCGCCATCGCCGAGGAGCCCAGCCTGACCCGGGCGGCGGCCCGGCTCGGCGTCTCGCAACCGTCCCTGTCCGCCACCCTGCAGCGCATCGAGCGCCGGCTCGGCGGCCAGCTGTTCGAGCGCGAACGCACCGGCATGCGCGTCACCGAACTCGGGGCGTACCTGGTCTCCTCGGCCCGGGTGGTGCTCGCCGACATGGAGAGCCTGCTCGCGGGCGCCGACGCGCGCACCCGGGCACCGGCCGGCGCGCTGCGCATCGGCGCCTGCCCCGGCGCGATCGGGCCCAACCTGGCCCGCGGCATCACCGAGATCCTGCCCACCGACGATGTCACGCTGGAGGTCGCCGGGATCGGCCAGCTGGCACAGGATCTGGAGTCGCGCCGGCTCGACTTCGCCGTACTGGACGAGTGCGCCGGGGTGCCGCTGCCCACCAGCGACCGGCTGGACACCCGGTTGCTCGTCGCCGAACCGGTCTTCGTCGCCCTCTCCGAGGGCCACCCGCTGGCCGAACGACCGACCGTCGAACTCGCCGATCTGGCGCCGGAAGACTGGGCGATCGCCCCGATGCGGGACGGCAACGACCAGGTCGTGCTGTCCCGCGCGTGCGCGGTCGCCGGGTTCAGGCCGCGGATCCGGCACGAGGTGAACGAGCCCGCCACCTGCCGGGAACTGGTCGCCGCCGGCGGCGCCGTCGCGCTGGCCCAGCCGACCTCGCGGGACGGGTCCGGCATCGCCGTCCGGCCGCTCGCCGGCGACCCGATCATCCTGGAACGCTGGCTGGTCTGGCATCCGGCCGGCCCGCACGCCCAGCACGCCGCCGACGTGTACCGGTGCGCCGCCCGGGCGTACCTGTCCCAGCTGGACCGCAACCCCGACTACCGGCGCTGGTGGGACCGGCATCCGGAGGCACACCGCCAGCTGTCCGCCGCCATCGGCGAACCAGTCGTGCGGGTCGGCGCCTGAGGGTTCCGAGCCGCGCCGCGCCTCCGGTTCCTTTCCGGTTCGCGGCGCGCCTCCGGTGCGTTTCCGAGGCGCCGTGCATCCGGTTCGGTGCGGTCCCCGCGCGGCCGCGGGTCGTACGGTGGGCGGATGACGAGCTGGGATCCCGACCAGTACCTGCGGTTCGCCGACGAGCGCGCCCGCCCGTTCGGTGACCTGCTCGACCGGGTACCGGTGCGCGACCCGGCCGACGTCGTCGACCTGGGCTGCGGCCCCGGCACCATGACCGCGACGCTGGCCCGGCGGTACCCGGCCGCGCGCGTGCTGGGCATCGACTCGTCCGCGGAGATGATCGCCGCGGCGCACCCGCTGGGTACCGAGCGGCTCCGGTTCCGGCGCGAGGACATCGCGCAGTGGCAGCCGGAACCGGTCGACCTGATCGTCAGCAACGCGGCTCTGCAGTGGGTTCCGCGGCACACCGAACTGTTCGGCCGCTGGGTCGCCGCGGTACGGCCGGGCGGCGCGCTCGCGTTCCAGGTACCGGCCGGCGGCGGTGGCGCGGTGCGGCAGACGATCCGCGCCGTGGTGGAGCGCCCGGCGTGGCGGGACCGGCTCGCGGCGGTGGCCGAACGGCCCGGGCCGCGCACGGCGAGCCCGGTGCGCCACCCCGAGTCGTACCTGGACGAGCTGGCCCGGATGGGCTGCACCGTGGACGCCTGGGAAACCACGTACTACCACGTGCTGCACGGCGAGGATCCGGTGCTGGAGTGGTTCCGCGGCACCGGGCTGCGGCCGTACCTCGACGCGTTGGCCGACGATCCGGCGGCGCGGGCGGCGTTCGAGCACGAGGTCGCGGTGGCGCTGCGGGACGCGTTCCCGCCGCAGGACTACGGCACCGTGCTGCCCTTTCCGCGCATCTTCGTCGTCGCCCAACGCCCGTCCTGACCCGTCGGTCGGGCTGGCTGACCGCTGGTTCAGGGGGTGTGGGGCGGGCGGAGGAGTTCGGTGGCGGGCGGCAGCGTCGGCGGTTGGCGGCGGTGCCGGGGCGCGGCGGTCGACCTCGCCGCGAGCGGGCTGTACGGCGTCGCGCCGGTGCCGGCGAGCGCCCACCGGTTGCGCCCGGTGCGGACCAGCCGGTCGTCGGCGGACAGCTTCTGTACGGCGGTGCGCACGCTGCCGGCCGACCCGGCGGCGGCGAGCAGCTCGCCGGTGGTCAGCGGCGTCGCCGCGGCCTGCAGCGCGTCGATCGCGCGGTCCACGAAGGACCCCCGTACCCGTTCGTCACCCACTGTCGGCCTGTCGCCTCCCTGTCGTCTGCTGCCAACGGTACTGGCGGGACCGGCCGGGTACTGGCAAGATCGATGAACATCATCGGGTACCAGCAGATACGTCACGACTTCCGGTCGGACGGGGCGGGGCGGGCGGATGGTCTGATCGTGAATGCTGCAATACTAAGCGTAGTTGCGCTCGTTTGCCGCATCCGCACCCGAACGTCGGTACCTGTCTCGACGCACCCCGTCGGCACGGGTCCGGCGGGTGCGCTGGCACAATCGGGCGCAGCGCTCTTGATCTCCCGGGCTACGGAGTAGGGACCGTGTTACGCGAACTCGCAAGCGATCTCCCCGGATTCCGAGCTGCCCGATTTGCCCCAGGTCTCAACGTTGCGGTACTCGACTCGACCAACACCGCCGAGCCCACCGAACCGGGACCCCGGCACGTCGCGCCGGAAACCGTGCAGGACATCATCCCGGCTCGCCGCGGCCGGGCCAGCGTCGTCGGGTACACCCCGCTCGGCGAACAGTGGGCCCGCGACCGCGCCGCGGCCGCCGGCTCGACCGAGCCGGACACCGGCCGGCGCGGCATCGGCCGCAGCCGGTTCGCCGCCGCGCTCGACTTCGCCCTCGGCGGCAGCGGCAGCGTGCGCGCCGCCCCGGCCCGGCAGCAGCTCGCCGAGTCGTCCACCACGGTGCGGTTCACCGGCGCCGGCGAGACGGTGACGGCGACCCGCTCCGGCGCCAGCCCCGGCGAGCTGTCGGTGCACTCCAGCGGTACCGACGCCCCGCCCTGGGAGTTGCCGGTGGCGGACTGGCAGCAGTGGCTCGGCCAGACGCTGTTCGGGCTGACCGGCGCCGACGACGAACCGTCGTACCGGTCGCTGATGGCGTACTACCTGCGCGACGCCGACCACGGCGGGCTCAGCGACCCGATCCGGCACCACGCGAAGCAGCCGGCGGTCGAGTCGCTGCCGCCGCTGGCGCACCTGTTCGGGCTGGACCCGGCGCTGGTCGAGGCGGCCAAGACGTTGCAGGCCTCGCGCCGGCACCTGCGTTCCAGCCAGCGCGGCGACACCGACCTGCCCAACGGGCAGCGGCTCTCCGACGCGACCGCGAGCCGTGACCTCGCCAACCTGACCGCCGAGCTCGCCACCCTGGAACTGGAACGGGCCGAGGCCGCCGCCGACGCGAGCTGGCGGTCGACCCGCGCCGTCGCCGGCGGGCTGGCCACCGATCCGGTCGCCGCCACCGCCGCGCTGGACGCGAAGCTCGCCGCGCTGCGGGCCCGCCGGGCCGCGGTCGCCCGGTACGCGGACGCGCACGCCGAGCTGCAGCGGCAGGCGCTGGAACTGCGCGAGAGCGTCCGGTCCGACCTGCGCGGCCGGCACGACCGGCTGACCGCAGCGAGCAACCTGTTCACCCGGTACGCGTACGAGATGTTCGGGCCGTCCCGGCCGGCCGCGCTCACCGTCGCGGCGCGCGACCATGGGTACGCGTTCTATCCGGTGCTCGGCGGCGAGCCGGGTGCCGGGGTCGGCGCGATGACGCTGTTCTGCTTCGACCTGGCGATGGCGGTCACCGCGCACCGGGCCGGTACCGGCCCCGACTTCCTGCTGCACGACCGCGCGCTGTACGCGGACCTGCCGGTCGCCGACGCGGCCGCGGCGCTGGATCTCGCCGCCCGGGTCTGCGCGGTCGAGGACCTGCAGTACGTCGTGGTGTTGGACCAGCCGAAACTCGCCGAAGTCGGCCGCTACGACCCGGCCCTGTCGTACCACGAGTGCACCGTGGTGACCGACGGCTGACCCGGCCCGCAGTGTGACCGTGGCGCCCGACCGATGATCGTGGCGTCGCACCGCTGAGAAAGCGCTTTCCGCCCGAATCGCACCATGATCGAGGCAGTGCGGCGGGCGCGGCCGTGGAGCTGGCGCGGTGGCGCCGTAGGGTGGGCGACGTGGATCGGGACGAGGCACGGCGCCTGCTCGCCGCGGTGGCGAACGGGGCCACCGGAGTGGACGAGGCGATGCGACGCCTGGAAAGCGGTGTGTTGGGCGACGGCGGCGGCTACGCCGACCTGGGATTCGCCCGGATCGACACGCATCGAGCGCTGCGCACCGGCGACCCCGAGGTGGTGTATGCGGCGGGCAAGACGACCGAGCAGGTCGCGGCCATCGTCAAGCACCTCACCTCGGCCAACCCGAACCGGCCGATCCTGGTCACCCGGGCCGACGAGGCGGCCCGCGCCGCGGTACGGGCGGCCTGCCCGGACGGGCACCTGCTGGAGGACGCCACCGGCCGGTGCGTCGCCCTCGGCCCGCTGCCGGAGATCCCGCGCGGCCGCGTCGCCGTGGTCTGCGCCGGTACCTCCGACCTGCCGGTCGCCGCGGAGGCCACGTTCACCGCGCGGGTGTTCGGCGCCGCGGTCGAGCAGATCACCGATGTCGGCGTCGCCGGCATCCACCGCATCCTGGCCGCCCGGCCGGCGCTGGACCGGGCCGACGCGGTCGTCGTGGTGGCCGGCATGGACGGCGCACTGCCCTCCGTGGTCGGCGGCCTGACCGGCGTGCCGATCGTCGCGGTGCCGACCTCGGTCGGCTACGGTGCCGCGTTCGGCGGGCTCGCCGCGCTGCTCACCATGCTCAACTCGTGCGCCCCGGGCATCGCCGTGGTCAACATCGACAACGGCTTCGGCGCCGGTCTGTACGGCGCGCGCATCGCCCGGCAGAGCGGCTCGGGCACCGACTCCGGCACCCTCGGTACGGTCACGGAACTGCCCCGATGATCGGCTGGCTGGACTGCGCCAACGGCGCCAGCGGCGACATGTTCCTCGGTACCCTCGTCGACGCCGGGGTGCCGCTGGACCACCTGCAGGCGGCGGTGTCCGCGCTGCC
This genomic interval carries:
- a CDS encoding sensor histidine kinase, translated to MRWWSRLGLRGRLTLIAVAGLAIGLTLGGALLVFALQATLSRALDNSARDSGREVAALVRAGKLPDPIPAGERVATIQVVDRSDRIVATSAGADRLVPVLHADEIGAARGGQRFDVPGDRAGLATPLRVVAVPAGDETVLVAVSRSELTQSVGLVRNVLLVAFPALVAVLGLVAWRAVGWTLRPVEALRRGAEEIANAGSPASRLPVPATGDEVARLATTLNGMLSRLTASQQRQRAFVADAAHELRSPVASIRTQLEVAQRLGDRADWPDVAGDLLVDTERLSRLTEDLLLLARSADSDEAAARMARRAERVDLAALVTDVADRYETARVPVTALLDVPAEVHGDPAALARVVGNLFDNAVRHAETEVVASVSVQGDEAVVVVTDDGPGIPPADRDRVFDRFTRLDDGRARDEGGSGLGLAIVAELVAAHHGAVTLTAAHHRDRNVGGTGGPGLRAEVRLPLLPETP
- a CDS encoding class I SAM-dependent methyltransferase, coding for MTDDGQRGYARKLAAEAVAAGDDTGWFERLYAAAESGTAVVPWADLEPNPLLVDWSAAHSGHEGRALVVGCGLGDDAEHLAALGYDTVAFDVAPSAVRAARERFAGSPVRYRVADLLDPPADLLGTFDLVFEAYTVQTLQGAARRRATARFAELLRPGGRLLVIARARDDDDPVGRMPWPLTRTEIEAFAVDGLRPALIEDLADTSEDPPVRRWRAEFVRR
- a CDS encoding histidine phosphatase family protein, giving the protein MSRRIVLVRHGQSTANVDHSLTCAIPGVPLSPLGERQVVRLAADWPAEYAPDTVWSSPMARAMRTAEPIAARYRLPVRVHPAGHEALIGTLHGSTDPADAALVATTFARWRDDPTPRLPGGEDGTDLVRRLRTVLLDVLADLPAGGTAVLVGHGTLFAVAVPRLAAGLSRHVPELPNAGRAVLEAPDTGTAGLSAARSEAPAADDTMDSERPLRVLCWAGDRRDEREGRA
- the pheA gene encoding prephenate dehydratase, encoding MSTRYSYLGPEGTFSEEALRTLPETADATLLPARTVPEALDAVRGGDADAALVPLENSVGGSVPVTVDDLVAGGPLQIRREVVLPIRFVFATRDGRGLDAVRTVAAHPQASAQCRRWLRDTVPAATVTDVLSNATAAILCAQGEYDGALSTPLAARRHGLTVLAEGVADHADAMTRFVLLERPAPAPEPTGNDVTTIAVFIAHDRVGALLAVLTELAVRGVNLSRIESRPTGEALGRYCFLLDCTGHVADARMGEALAGLRRICRDVRFFGSYPRAGAEPPVPPPPGMSDADFTEARSWLARIRAGHPTPPESR
- a CDS encoding IclR family transcriptional regulator, producing the protein MRRFVVRTDGSQAPSDLIQSVSRALRILETVGRSQRGLTVKQIARRCELGLSTTYHLVRTLTYEGYLIRCNDGTYLPGLEVADRFRELSAAVRPPTDTAVGLRRAAGATGFSHYLARFVDGKVAITGVAEGPRSPHLEDLIVGFDDAAHATAIGKALLATLDVTHRRRYLSVVGMRPYTRSTVVDRQQLEHDLAGLRRRGTFVERGQYRDNVACAATVISTGSAESPHMVLGCTMSLEEFQRNEPTVLNQLATVSRSIAAAVANNPTPPPLPL
- a CDS encoding S53 family peptidase encodes the protein MRTKPLAGAAVAVGGALALAFSAAPANAQTATTDGSNVTHSCARPTKAGEMACLALVRTDVKQPRSIGRHADPSGLGPADLQSAYNLAADGGEGQTVAIVDAYDDPNAEADLNAYRAQYGLGEADFQKVNQDGDASPLPTADSGWATEISLDLDMVSAVAPKAKILLVEANSASMDDLGASVNTAVELGATAVSNSYGGGEDASEQQADDQYFNHPGVAITVSSGDSGYGTEYPAASQYVTAVGGTSLTKDSSDRGWSESAWDGAGSGESQYISKPSWETDATGTSNRAIADVSAVADPNTGLAVYDTYEQDGWMVVGGTSASSPIIAGVYADAGSPGDNPASDPWSNSDSLNDVTTGSNGSCDIQQLCNAGDGWDGPTGLGTPNGTDAFKG
- a CDS encoding LysR family transcriptional regulator, with translation MAELELRHLRLVCAIAEEPSLTRAAARLGVSQPSLSATLQRIERRLGGQLFERERTGMRVTELGAYLVSSARVVLADMESLLAGADARTRAPAGALRIGACPGAIGPNLARGITEILPTDDVTLEVAGIGQLAQDLESRRLDFAVLDECAGVPLPTSDRLDTRLLVAEPVFVALSEGHPLAERPTVELADLAPEDWAIAPMRDGNDQVVLSRACAVAGFRPRIRHEVNEPATCRELVAAGGAVALAQPTSRDGSGIAVRPLAGDPIILERWLVWHPAGPHAQHAADVYRCAARAYLSQLDRNPDYRRWWDRHPEAHRQLSAAIGEPVVRVGA
- a CDS encoding methyltransferase domain-containing protein, giving the protein MTSWDPDQYLRFADERARPFGDLLDRVPVRDPADVVDLGCGPGTMTATLARRYPAARVLGIDSSAEMIAAAHPLGTERLRFRREDIAQWQPEPVDLIVSNAALQWVPRHTELFGRWVAAVRPGGALAFQVPAGGGGAVRQTIRAVVERPAWRDRLAAVAERPGPRTASPVRHPESYLDELARMGCTVDAWETTYYHVLHGEDPVLEWFRGTGLRPYLDALADDPAARAAFEHEVAVALRDAFPPQDYGTVLPFPRIFVVAQRPS
- a CDS encoding DUF2326 domain-containing protein — its product is MQDIIPARRGRASVVGYTPLGEQWARDRAAAAGSTEPDTGRRGIGRSRFAAALDFALGGSGSVRAAPARQQLAESSTTVRFTGAGETVTATRSGASPGELSVHSSGTDAPPWELPVADWQQWLGQTLFGLTGADDEPSYRSLMAYYLRDADHGGLSDPIRHHAKQPAVESLPPLAHLFGLDPALVEAAKTLQASRRHLRSSQRGDTDLPNGQRLSDATASRDLANLTAELATLELERAEAAADASWRSTRAVAGGLATDPVAATAALDAKLAALRARRAAVARYADAHAELQRQALELRESVRSDLRGRHDRLTAASNLFTRYAYEMFGPSRPAALTVAARDHGYAFYPVLGGEPGAGVGAMTLFCFDLAMAVTAHRAGTGPDFLLHDRALYADLPVADAAAALDLAARVCAVEDLQYVVVLDQPKLAEVGRYDPALSYHECTVVTDG
- the larB gene encoding nickel pincer cofactor biosynthesis protein LarB, which encodes MDRDEARRLLAAVANGATGVDEAMRRLESGVLGDGGGYADLGFARIDTHRALRTGDPEVVYAAGKTTEQVAAIVKHLTSANPNRPILVTRADEAARAAVRAACPDGHLLEDATGRCVALGPLPEIPRGRVAVVCAGTSDLPVAAEATFTARVFGAAVEQITDVGVAGIHRILAARPALDRADAVVVVAGMDGALPSVVGGLTGVPIVAVPTSVGYGAAFGGLAALLTMLNSCAPGIAVVNIDNGFGAGLYGARIARQSGSGTDSGTLGTVTELPR